The Ignavibacteria bacterium genome contains the following window.
TTAATAGAACACAGATTAACACAGATAATTACACAGATTTTCACGGATTAGTTTTACGCTAATTAAAAATTAATTTGATCCACGAAGGTCTTAAAAGTAAAGATACACTTGAAATATAAATTGAAAATCTTATTCATTAACCAGGATAGATTTTCAGCTCAATTGTTTTCTGAAAACTAAAACACTGAGAGTAAAGACTACCAACCCAATTGCCAGCATTATTAACATTTCATCCCACAATTCTGCAATGCCAGAACCTTTTAAGAAAATTGACCTGATAATAATTAAGAAATATTTAAGTGGAATAAAGTTGGAAGCGAATTGAATAATTGGGGGCATATTCTCGATAGGAAAAGTAAAGCCCGAAAGATAAAGAAATGGCAGCATAATCAAGAAGACAGCTAGCATCATTGCCTGTTGTTGAGTTCGAGAGATTGTTGAGACGAGCATTCCCAATCCGAGTGTTGAAAATAAAAATGGTATGCAGCTAATCAGCAAAAGTAAAAGACTTCCTTTTAGTTCTATGTCAAAAAATATGAACGCCGCAGCAATGACAAGCAATACTTCAATGAAACCAATGATTGTAAATGGAATTAACTTGCCTATTATTAATTCAAATTTTCTAATTGGAGTCACAATTAATTGTTCATGAGTTCCATATTCCTTTTCTTTTACAATTGCCATTGATGTTAAAATGAGAGTCATAATTGTCAGAAGTAATCCAATTATGCCAGGAACGAAATAATTTGAGCTTTTTAATTCTGGATTATACCATACACGAATTTCCGGATCAATCTTAACAAATGTGATTGGTTTTCCACGCTGATCAAAATATTTAATTAAAATCTTTTTATTGAAATTGAAAGTTAAGCCGGTAATGTAACTCAAGCTCACATTGGCAGAATAAGCATCTGACCCATCAACAAGAATCTGAATGTCTGATTTTTCTCCTTTGTTAATTTTTGAAGAAAAATCTTTTGGGATGACAATTGCTATTGTTGCAAGGCTTTTATCTAAATAGAAATCAATTTCTTTTTGATTAAATACGGTTGCAGTTAAAGTAAAATATCCACTCGATTTAAAACTCTCTATAAAATTTCTGCTTTCTTCGGAGCGATCCAGATCACAAACCACAAATGGAATATTTTTAACATCAAAAGTTATTGCATATCCGATTATGATCAATTGCAAAATAGGTGCAAGGAAAATTAACGGAAGCATTCTCTTATCTCGTTTCAGTTGCAAAAATTCTTTCTTTATAAATTCAATTAGTGTAATCATTTCAATCCCTTAATTTTTAGAATTACTGATGAAATCAAAAACATCATCAAAAGAAAGAACAAAAGATAAGCGAATTGCTCCCACAGAATTGAAAAACCAACTCCTTTCAGAATAATTCCTCTCAAAATCACCAGATAATATTTAGCAGGAATGATGTAACTAATGTATTGCAATATTTCCGGCATACTTCTAAGTGGAAAAACAAAATTTGAAAAAACAAGCGTCGGAATAATTGTCGATAGAAGAGATGCAAGGAACGCTACCTGCTGACTATCAGAAAGAACCGAAATAAAAACTCCAAAGGCAAGGGAAGTCAATAGAAAGATTATTGTTGCAATGAAAAGTAAAATCAAGTTGCCTTTAATTTGCACATTAAATAAAAGATATCCTGTCACTAAAATTAAAACGGCAGCCAAAAACGCAATTGAAAGAGGAGCAACCAATTTTGCTGCAATAAGCTCGTAGACTTTTACAGGCGATATAATAATCTGTTCAATTGTATTTCGTTCTTTTTCTCTTACAATAGTAAGCGATGTTGCAACCACAGCCATAATCATCATTATAAAACCAATCAAACCAGGAATGAAAAAGTTTGCTGTTCTCAATTCGGGGTTGTACCAGATTCTTGGCATTATTACAACTTGCGGAAAACTTACACTTACATTTTTAAGATTTGATTTTACTGAGAAGTTATTGATGTGAGCATTTAAATAGCCGATGATGTTTGATGCAATCATCGATTGAGAACCATCGACAAGAATTTGAATTTTGGTTTCTTTACCAAGAGAGAAATTTTTTTCAAAATTGCTTGGGATTATGATACCAAACTTTATATCATCGTTTTCAATTTTTCCCTCAATCTCTTTGTAACTCGAAACATATCCAGAAAATGTAAAATGTTCGTAGTGGGATAAAGATGAAATCAGGTCTCGTGAAAAAACGGAATTATCCTGATCGTATACGACAAATTTTGCATTCTTAACGTCAAGATTAAGAGCGTAACCAAATAGTACTAGCATAAAAGAAGGAACAAAAAGAAAAACAGCAAGACTTCGTTTATCTCTTGTGAATTGTAAGAATTCTTTTTTGATTATTGGTAAGATCCTTCTGAAACTTGCAAAAATTTTTTCAATCATTTTTGAATGCTTGTTTTTCCTCAATTAGATTT
Protein-coding sequences here:
- a CDS encoding ABC transporter permease, with amino-acid sequence MIEKIFASFRRILPIIKKEFLQFTRDKRSLAVFLFVPSFMLVLFGYALNLDVKNAKFVVYDQDNSVFSRDLISSLSHYEHFTFSGYVSSYKEIEGKIENDDIKFGIIIPSNFEKNFSLGKETKIQILVDGSQSMIASNIIGYLNAHINNFSVKSNLKNVSVSFPQVVIMPRIWYNPELRTANFFIPGLIGFIMMIMAVVATSLTIVREKERNTIEQIIISPVKVYELIAAKLVAPLSIAFLAAVLILVTGYLLFNVQIKGNLILLFIATIIFLLTSLAFGVFISVLSDSQQVAFLASLLSTIIPTLVFSNFVFPLRSMPEILQYISYIIPAKYYLVILRGIILKGVGFSILWEQFAYLLFFLLMMFLISSVILKIKGLK
- a CDS encoding ABC transporter permease; amino-acid sequence: MITLIEFIKKEFLQLKRDKRMLPLIFLAPILQLIIIGYAITFDVKNIPFVVCDLDRSEESRNFIESFKSSGYFTLTATVFNQKEIDFYLDKSLATIAIVIPKDFSSKINKGEKSDIQILVDGSDAYSANVSLSYITGLTFNFNKKILIKYFDQRGKPITFVKIDPEIRVWYNPELKSSNYFVPGIIGLLLTIMTLILTSMAIVKEKEYGTHEQLIVTPIRKFELIIGKLIPFTIIGFIEVLLVIAAAFIFFDIELKGSLLLLLISCIPFLFSTLGLGMLVSTISRTQQQAMMLAVFLIMLPFLYLSGFTFPIENMPPIIQFASNFIPLKYFLIIIRSIFLKGSGIAELWDEMLIMLAIGLVVFTLSVLVFRKQLS